From Paenibacillus graminis, a single genomic window includes:
- a CDS encoding response regulator transcription factor: protein MRNVLLVDDEPLIVKGMQSIIDWNANHMQIADTARNGVEALAKLDGLSVDLVITDIMMPQMTGLELIREVKVRSPLTKFIILSGYEEFNYVREGITLGVENYLLKPVNIGELEATIKHMQHDWEREEIRQIQMDQSWRILRTNILQRWANETIDAKEFRERAQLLELPLTKSSYCAAALRIVTDLDHGMDDPQFYRPVIAEQCEIIGRTHVPDGCEIICFPDQEGDIIVLFASTGREGEEWQVQSLCGMKQWIASDTGASVWGVKGLSEQSYLGVPQSCKQVKLWLQNHLLGESETIIVTSDNGSEAGQACEKREPVMDQFHKLLRDGKSLEVDRFIDDFFAVPSEDGHPARTPFFNSAIQLMLAAKNLEKTPDYGGVFGPLSRIHTLSGLKRLVKRVVHQTLDTYHATERDYSPHVMAALDFVKNTYKEELSLKTLSQKLDLHPNYLGQLFQQEAGTSFSDYVNQYRIERATHLLLYSDKKTAEVAAEVGFWDTSYFYRQFKKYAGVSPTELRSMYMKK from the coding sequence ATGAGGAACGTATTGCTGGTGGATGACGAGCCACTCATTGTCAAAGGAATGCAGTCCATCATTGATTGGAATGCGAATCATATGCAAATTGCAGATACAGCGCGAAATGGCGTGGAAGCGCTAGCAAAGCTGGACGGCTTATCCGTAGATCTGGTTATCACGGACATTATGATGCCCCAGATGACGGGTCTTGAACTGATCCGGGAAGTCAAAGTCCGCAGTCCTCTCACTAAGTTCATCATTCTGAGCGGTTACGAGGAATTCAATTACGTCCGGGAAGGCATTACGCTGGGTGTCGAGAATTATTTGCTCAAGCCGGTCAATATCGGCGAATTAGAAGCGACCATTAAGCATATGCAGCACGATTGGGAGCGGGAGGAAATCAGACAAATTCAAATGGATCAGAGCTGGCGGATTCTGAGAACTAATATATTGCAGCGGTGGGCCAATGAAACCATCGATGCCAAAGAGTTCCGGGAGCGCGCGCAGCTGCTGGAACTCCCCTTGACCAAGTCAAGTTACTGTGCAGCTGCGCTGCGGATTGTAACCGATCTTGATCACGGGATGGATGATCCGCAGTTTTACAGGCCCGTAATCGCTGAGCAATGTGAAATCATAGGCAGAACACATGTACCGGACGGCTGTGAGATCATCTGCTTCCCTGATCAGGAAGGAGATATCATTGTGCTGTTCGCTTCAACCGGCAGGGAAGGAGAAGAATGGCAAGTTCAATCGCTTTGCGGAATGAAGCAGTGGATCGCCTCTGATACAGGCGCCAGTGTATGGGGTGTGAAAGGACTGTCTGAGCAATCCTATCTGGGGGTTCCGCAAAGCTGCAAACAAGTGAAGCTGTGGCTTCAGAATCATTTGTTAGGCGAATCAGAGACTATCATAGTGACATCGGACAACGGAAGTGAAGCCGGGCAGGCGTGTGAGAAAAGGGAGCCGGTTATGGATCAATTCCATAAGCTGCTCCGGGACGGAAAAAGTCTTGAGGTTGACCGGTTCATCGACGATTTCTTTGCTGTTCCGTCAGAGGATGGGCACCCGGCAAGAACGCCGTTCTTCAACTCCGCAATCCAGCTTATGCTGGCGGCCAAAAATTTGGAGAAAACTCCGGACTACGGAGGCGTATTCGGTCCCTTATCCAGAATCCATACCCTCAGCGGGCTGAAGCGGCTGGTGAAAAGAGTGGTCCATCAAACACTTGATACATATCATGCGACTGAAAGAGACTATAGCCCGCATGTGATGGCTGCACTGGATTTTGTAAAGAACACCTACAAAGAGGAGCTTTCGCTGAAGACGCTCAGCCAGAAACTGGACCTTCACCCCAACTATCTGGGGCAGTTGTTTCAACAGGAGGCGGGCACCAGCTTCTCCGATTATGTGAATCAGTACCGGATCGAACGTGCCACCCATCTGCTGTTGTATTCGGATAAAAAGACGGCGGAGGTGGCAGCGGAGGTAGGCTTTTGGGATACGTCTTACTTTTACAGGCAGTTCAAAAAATATGCCGGCGTTTCCCCGACAGAGCTGCGTTCGATGTATATGAAAAAGTAG
- a CDS encoding cache domain-containing sensor histidine kinase, with amino-acid sequence MSKLRTFYQNHLKKKMFNKILLFYSMVMVLLFISVSILAYRYYEQRLVREQMDASLQELDIISISLNQQNERMYGAVQQIYTDAMIGDDLKYFLTHEYEDFLKWRLNQYANSYRTERNSIDYHLRQLLKEETSISNIVLYSSDQDFYYVLNRETQHFYDQPALSAAHQDWYERFRNQPWQYMGNEPLFEGKAAGESTPYSYVNVLKDPVTLKEYGAILFELNTNRIKGLLREKLNNTGSRIMLITSQGQVIFDSQGRYGNSVYPYWKQMTKPGDWVNLEERSKVQLLNIGNTGMAAAAIIPESQIVQSLQTLRYSLTGIVILCIIISISVTFTVIRRYSKKIHRIIVYMRRWQDGDLSKRIKMEGEDELQQISQSFNYMCDRLESYIQTVYISEIKQKNAQLVALQAQINPHFLYNTLESIRMKAISSGARDVGQMIYILATMFRHLIKKQTHVTLAEEIELCGMYLALIQYRYENKLQVETNIEMSVAGCIVVKLLIQPIIENYIVHGFRTNDDDNRISITAAEQERHIIIRVKDNGKGIAHEKLIALRKALQSEGGTPSLSSDSLGLKNVHERIRLNYGSECGIHVISEQGKGCEVIIKIPFTRED; translated from the coding sequence ATGTCCAAGTTGCGGACCTTTTATCAAAATCATCTGAAGAAAAAAATGTTTAACAAGATTCTCCTGTTCTACTCCATGGTCATGGTTCTCTTGTTTATTAGTGTCTCTATTCTGGCTTACCGCTATTATGAGCAGCGGCTCGTACGGGAGCAGATGGATGCGAGTCTTCAGGAACTGGACATCATCAGCATTAGTCTGAATCAGCAAAACGAACGGATGTATGGAGCGGTGCAGCAGATTTACACGGATGCGATGATTGGAGATGATCTGAAGTATTTTTTGACTCATGAATATGAGGATTTCCTCAAGTGGCGTCTGAATCAATATGCAAACAGCTACCGGACGGAACGCAACAGCATCGATTATCATTTACGCCAGCTGCTTAAGGAGGAAACATCCATCTCGAACATCGTGCTGTACAGCTCCGACCAGGACTTTTATTACGTTCTGAACCGGGAAACCCAGCATTTTTACGATCAACCGGCGTTATCCGCCGCACATCAGGACTGGTACGAACGGTTCCGGAATCAGCCTTGGCAGTATATGGGCAACGAGCCGCTGTTCGAGGGAAAAGCCGCCGGGGAATCAACGCCTTACAGCTACGTGAATGTGCTCAAAGACCCAGTGACGCTGAAGGAATACGGTGCTATCCTGTTCGAACTCAATACAAACCGAATAAAAGGGCTGCTGCGGGAAAAATTGAACAATACGGGCAGCCGGATCATGCTGATCACGTCGCAGGGGCAAGTGATTTTTGACTCACAGGGGCGTTACGGCAATTCCGTCTATCCGTATTGGAAGCAGATGACTAAGCCTGGAGATTGGGTGAATCTGGAGGAACGTTCCAAAGTACAATTGCTGAATATCGGGAACACAGGGATGGCCGCTGCTGCCATCATTCCGGAGTCTCAAATCGTACAAAGCCTTCAAACCTTACGTTATAGTCTTACAGGGATCGTGATCTTATGCATCATTATCAGTATTTCAGTGACGTTCACCGTTATCCGCCGCTACTCCAAAAAAATCCATAGAATTATCGTCTACATGCGGCGATGGCAGGATGGCGATTTGAGCAAGCGGATCAAAATGGAAGGGGAGGACGAGCTGCAGCAAATCTCGCAAAGCTTTAACTATATGTGTGACCGGCTGGAGTCCTATATCCAGACCGTCTACATCTCAGAAATCAAGCAGAAGAATGCCCAGCTCGTGGCTCTGCAGGCGCAGATTAATCCGCATTTCCTGTACAATACGCTCGAGAGTATACGCATGAAAGCCATCAGCTCAGGGGCCAGGGATGTCGGTCAAATGATTTATATTCTCGCCACAATGTTCAGGCATTTGATCAAAAAACAGACACATGTCACTTTGGCCGAAGAAATCGAGCTGTGCGGGATGTATTTGGCCTTGATCCAATACCGGTACGAGAACAAGCTGCAGGTGGAAACGAACATCGAGATGTCGGTCGCCGGATGCATAGTGGTTAAGCTGCTGATTCAGCCGATTATCGAAAATTATATCGTTCACGGCTTTCGGACGAATGACGACGATAACCGGATATCCATAACGGCTGCAGAACAAGAGAGGCACATCATTATTCGTGTGAAGGATAACGGCAAAGGTATTGCGCATGAGAAATTGATAGCGCTGCGCAAGGCGCTGCAAAGTGAGGGGGGAACGCCTTCGCTATCCAGTGATTCCCTGGGTCTCAAAAATGTCCATGAACGCATTCGTTTGAATTATGGCAGCGAATGTGGAATCCATGTGATCAGCGAACAAGGGAAAGGCTGTGAGGTTATCATCAAAATTCCATTCACAAGGGAGGACTAA
- a CDS encoding fibronectin type III domain-containing protein has translation MNLKLIRSLERERGCKTMQIQKKRGSNPKQLFFMFLALLLIPWSFPADSLAGPVTGKPKQASLVQKETAAAEAVIAEWIFTNKGEAGSHPATGGEYASSSSLEQVGGYFENFDSKAKDISYQGWDKGEGKKYWLATLSTSAYKNIRLSSEQSSSGSGPNDFKVQVSSDRTVWTDVPGGTVQMKTVSSYSCPGQSCKLSKLPMPNADDKELLYIRWLVNSNLATNPKDNPKGIGDGGSSKIRNIRVTGDLIPGETPIQPTMDKSRSPGDGAEKVSVAAPIEVKFNKSIKLMNPQAITIQDDQNQPVSNLIAEVINQSTLRIGHGGLGQGKRYRVFIPKTTVQGIDGSPLIRNVEWSFTTQPSASQPTLINMTFNGDTKTSMSFAWYTDTSAETKVQTAEAAGGTGNGFPDVGVLEFTGTSEKISTYMTKSDRTAGKKKNFYSHKATAVGLKPGTPYVFRVGDGSVWSSTGSFETDTATSQPYHFIVGSDSQASSKPGFEPWADTFRKANEHIGNPKFLINAGDLVDNGDLEEQWQWMLGLAQQSLMKVPFVPVLGGHEVSDWDGDETTVNNNFYNHFNLPRKVVEATHDGSVYSFEYGDALYMVYNSQFDGKLNEDGSVNWEDEKHEQFWNQINWMRNTVAKSDKKWKFVAFHKAPYASGDNSAQWEGDRVKFYRKNLIPVFDELGIDMVFEAHDHMYMRSFQMYGDKVIDPKKLEKDEAGNVVNPQGTVYLMSNAFGNKFYYKNEPYDDFFAAVNKQPEKKMFTDVSVSDQILQFDAYTAAVEDEGKTGYEKNGLKVYDHYGIKRTDTKPAPVEEFKVKLQGTKATLTWKTPFTSKEQVRGFRIYEKDDKISKHWSLYVPVKPGTAQYSTIIEHLNPEIQYNLVIKSVGRRDNSSPVTASATAD, from the coding sequence ATGAATCTCAAGCTAATCCGTTCACTTGAACGGGAAAGGGGCTGCAAAACCATGCAAATCCAGAAAAAGAGAGGAAGTAATCCGAAACAACTATTCTTTATGTTCTTGGCACTCCTGTTGATCCCCTGGTCATTCCCGGCAGATTCACTGGCCGGACCCGTGACGGGTAAGCCCAAGCAAGCCTCACTTGTACAGAAGGAAACTGCTGCAGCTGAGGCCGTAATCGCCGAATGGATTTTCACCAACAAGGGAGAAGCGGGAAGCCATCCAGCCACCGGAGGAGAGTATGCCTCTTCCTCAAGCCTGGAACAGGTCGGAGGTTATTTCGAGAATTTTGACAGCAAAGCCAAAGACATCAGCTATCAGGGCTGGGACAAAGGCGAAGGCAAGAAGTATTGGCTGGCAACCCTTTCTACATCCGCCTACAAGAATATCAGATTATCCTCTGAACAAAGCTCTTCCGGTTCCGGTCCTAACGATTTCAAAGTACAGGTAAGTTCGGACCGGACAGTCTGGACCGACGTGCCTGGAGGTACCGTTCAGATGAAGACGGTTTCGAGCTACAGTTGTCCGGGGCAGTCCTGCAAGCTGAGCAAGCTGCCCATGCCGAATGCAGACGACAAGGAACTGCTGTATATCCGCTGGCTGGTCAATTCCAATCTGGCCACGAACCCCAAGGATAATCCGAAAGGCATTGGTGATGGCGGGTCCAGTAAAATCCGGAATATTCGTGTGACGGGCGATCTAATTCCTGGAGAAACGCCCATACAGCCGACAATGGATAAGTCCCGTTCTCCTGGAGATGGAGCTGAAAAAGTATCCGTGGCAGCTCCAATCGAAGTTAAATTCAACAAATCGATAAAACTGATGAATCCACAGGCTATCACGATTCAAGATGATCAGAATCAGCCTGTCTCCAACCTTATAGCTGAAGTCATAAACCAATCGACCCTGCGCATCGGGCATGGCGGTTTGGGTCAAGGGAAAAGGTACAGAGTTTTCATCCCCAAAACCACGGTCCAAGGCATAGATGGCTCTCCCTTGATCCGTAATGTCGAATGGAGCTTTACGACCCAGCCATCTGCGTCTCAGCCAACTCTTATCAATATGACTTTTAACGGCGATACGAAAACGAGCATGTCGTTCGCATGGTACACGGATACCTCTGCGGAGACGAAAGTCCAGACTGCTGAAGCAGCAGGGGGAACCGGAAACGGGTTTCCGGACGTGGGGGTTCTCGAATTCACAGGAACCTCAGAGAAAATCTCGACCTATATGACCAAGAGCGACAGAACAGCCGGTAAGAAGAAAAATTTTTACAGCCATAAAGCAACAGCAGTTGGGTTGAAGCCGGGCACCCCATATGTATTCAGAGTGGGTGACGGTTCGGTCTGGAGCTCCACCGGATCATTCGAGACTGATACGGCGACCTCTCAGCCCTATCATTTTATTGTCGGCTCCGATTCGCAGGCTTCAAGCAAGCCGGGTTTTGAACCCTGGGCAGATACCTTCAGAAAAGCAAATGAACATATCGGCAATCCCAAATTTTTGATTAATGCCGGCGATTTGGTCGACAACGGTGACCTGGAGGAGCAGTGGCAGTGGATGCTCGGGCTCGCACAGCAGTCTCTGATGAAAGTGCCCTTCGTTCCCGTGCTGGGCGGACATGAGGTGTCCGATTGGGACGGGGATGAAACCACGGTGAATAACAACTTCTACAACCACTTCAATCTGCCCCGGAAAGTGGTGGAAGCAACACATGACGGCTCGGTGTATTCTTTTGAATACGGAGACGCCCTTTACATGGTGTACAACTCCCAGTTTGACGGCAAGCTGAATGAAGATGGATCTGTCAACTGGGAGGATGAGAAGCATGAGCAGTTCTGGAACCAGATCAATTGGATGCGGAATACAGTCGCTAAGTCTGATAAAAAGTGGAAATTCGTTGCATTTCACAAGGCGCCTTACGCATCCGGCGATAATTCCGCACAATGGGAAGGGGATCGCGTTAAATTTTACAGAAAGAATCTGATTCCAGTCTTTGACGAGCTTGGCATCGATATGGTGTTTGAGGCCCACGACCATATGTATATGCGTTCTTTCCAGATGTATGGGGATAAAGTTATAGATCCGAAAAAACTGGAGAAAGACGAGGCGGGGAACGTTGTTAATCCTCAAGGAACGGTGTATCTGATGTCCAATGCTTTTGGTAACAAGTTTTATTACAAAAACGAACCCTATGACGACTTTTTTGCGGCAGTAAATAAGCAACCGGAGAAAAAAATGTTTACGGATGTGTCGGTTTCAGATCAAATTCTGCAATTTGATGCCTATACGGCTGCTGTGGAAGATGAAGGAAAGACCGGATATGAAAAAAACGGGCTAAAGGTATACGATCATTACGGCATCAAACGCACGGATACCAAACCCGCTCCCGTGGAGGAGTTCAAGGTGAAGCTTCAAGGGACCAAGGCTACTTTAACCTGGAAAACGCCTTTCACCAGCAAGGAACAGGTGAGGGGATTCCGTATTTATGAAAAGGATGATAAAATCAGCAAGCATTGGAGCCTTTATGTGCCGGTAAAGCCGGGAACGGCGCAATACAGCACCATTATCGAGCATTTAAATCCAGAGATACAATATAACCTGGTGATCAAGTCTGTCGGAAGAAGGGACAATTCCAGTCCAGTCACGGCAAGTGCAACAGCAGATTAA
- a CDS encoding AraC family transcriptional regulator, whose translation MNFFHSDPFYISRESKSRSSIPSFHYHDAYEILYIVSGELHYCIGSQPFQLVGGSMLLIRKNDEHRLINPNGAEFERVTLLFKEEFLGGLLTGDLSFHPLSAFQSGSGSLRLKGQEQGYVEGIFAKMAAESANGFPESAFYLKILLSELLIYIHRLLNSGRPYMNCTANQVYQRISHITHFINHHYDRRLTLEDLAVRFHVSPSHLSRTFKESTGFTLIEYVNHVRIKQACHLLKASNLQVSAIAECVGFENSTHFGRTFKSITGFSPLKFRKSPQAGYMAVKQQKA comes from the coding sequence ATGAACTTTTTTCATTCTGATCCTTTTTATATCAGCCGAGAGAGCAAATCCCGATCCAGCATTCCTTCGTTCCACTATCATGATGCTTATGAAATTCTATATATTGTCTCTGGGGAACTTCACTATTGTATCGGAAGCCAGCCGTTTCAGCTTGTTGGCGGCTCCATGCTGCTTATCCGAAAAAATGACGAACACCGGCTGATTAATCCCAATGGTGCAGAATTTGAGCGGGTAACACTGCTTTTTAAAGAAGAGTTTTTGGGCGGGCTGTTGACCGGGGATTTATCATTTCATCCGTTGTCCGCTTTCCAATCCGGTTCTGGTTCCCTCCGGTTAAAGGGGCAGGAACAAGGTTATGTCGAAGGAATTTTTGCGAAGATGGCCGCCGAGTCCGCGAACGGATTCCCGGAGTCCGCTTTCTATCTCAAAATCCTGTTGTCCGAGCTTTTAATTTACATACACCGCTTATTGAACAGCGGCCGTCCATACATGAATTGCACTGCCAACCAGGTTTATCAGCGCATCTCCCATATCACCCATTTCATCAATCATCACTATGACCGGCGCTTGACTTTGGAGGATCTCGCGGTCCGTTTCCATGTCAGTCCCTCCCACCTTAGCCGGACCTTCAAAGAATCAACAGGGTTTACCCTCATCGAATATGTGAACCATGTCCGGATCAAACAAGCCTGCCATTTATTGAAAGCATCCAACTTGCAAGTTTCGGCTATTGCCGAGTGTGTCGGCTTCGAGAATTCAACTCATTTTGGCCGGACATTTAAAAGCATCACAGGTTTCTCTCCCTTGAAATTCCGCAAAAGTCCACAGGCGGGATACATGGCCGTAAAACAACAAAAAGCCTGA
- a CDS encoding DUF6254 family protein, whose amino-acid sequence MSQQKQRSEAVWKSQKQNQRPHGKIKPLKELSSEYDAEHTTS is encoded by the coding sequence ATGAGCCAGCAGAAGCAAAGAAGTGAAGCTGTGTGGAAATCCCAAAAGCAGAACCAGCGCCCCCATGGTAAAATCAAGCCGCTGAAAGAGCTTTCCAGCGAGTATGATGCGGAACATACTACGTCGTAA
- a CDS encoding amino acid ABC transporter ATP-binding protein — translation MSSMIEVRQLQKSFGSLDVLKKITFDVNPGEVVAVIGPSGSGKSTMLRSLVHLEEVTGGSIRIHGKPLVENGKYAGSADIKEITASMGMVFQHFNLFPHLSVRGNLELAPRTLKKGSPQEISAKSRELLSKVGLADKADVYPSMLSGGQKQRVAIARALMLNPDILLFDEPTSALDPELTGEVLRVIRQLAEENMTMIIVTHEMNFARDVADRILFMADGEIAESGTPEQIFGSPRLERTRMFLNQD, via the coding sequence ATGAGTAGTATGATTGAAGTTAGGCAATTGCAGAAATCTTTTGGCAGCCTCGATGTGCTGAAAAAGATTACCTTTGATGTAAACCCCGGGGAAGTCGTGGCGGTGATTGGGCCTTCCGGTTCAGGAAAGAGCACGATGCTGCGCAGTCTTGTTCATCTGGAGGAAGTGACCGGCGGAAGCATTCGTATTCACGGCAAGCCGCTGGTAGAGAACGGTAAATATGCCGGCAGTGCGGATATTAAGGAGATTACCGCGTCCATGGGCATGGTATTTCAGCACTTTAATCTGTTCCCCCACCTCAGCGTACGGGGAAATCTGGAGCTTGCCCCCAGAACACTGAAGAAGGGGAGCCCTCAGGAGATTTCCGCCAAAAGCCGGGAACTGCTCTCCAAGGTGGGTCTTGCCGATAAGGCGGACGTATACCCGTCCATGCTGTCGGGCGGGCAGAAGCAGCGGGTAGCCATCGCCAGAGCGCTGATGTTGAACCCGGACATCCTGCTGTTTGACGAGCCGACGTCGGCGCTTGATCCCGAGCTGACCGGCGAGGTGCTGCGTGTCATCCGCCAGCTTGCGGAGGAGAACATGACGATGATTATCGTCACACATGAGATGAATTTTGCCCGCGATGTGGCCGACCGTATATTATTCATGGCTGACGGGGAAATTGCCGAATCGGGAACCCCTGAGCAGATTTTTGGCAGCCCGAGGCTGGAGCGGACCCGGATGTTTTTGAATCAAGATTAA
- a CDS encoding amino acid ABC transporter permease: MDIDYIIKIAGPMLEGARTTVLLFLIVIVLSIPLGMLVTLMAKSTIKPLAWIAHTYIYVMRGTPLLLQLLFFCFGLPQIPVIGQYLVLDRFVAASLGFILNYGAYFAEIFRGGLLSIDKGQHEAAKVLGLSKWQTLRKVILAQMFRVALPAVANESITLVKDTALLYAVAVPELLNYAKTAVNRDFTVTPFVVAGVIYLLMTLVLTLFFKALEKRFKFE; the protein is encoded by the coding sequence ATGGATATAGATTATATTATAAAAATTGCCGGGCCGATGCTGGAAGGTGCGCGGACAACCGTCCTGCTGTTCCTGATTGTTATCGTGCTGTCTATTCCGCTCGGGATGCTGGTCACGCTGATGGCCAAGAGCACCATCAAGCCGCTGGCTTGGATCGCACACACGTATATTTACGTGATGCGCGGAACTCCGCTTTTGCTGCAGCTGCTGTTCTTCTGCTTCGGCCTCCCCCAGATTCCGGTGATTGGCCAGTACCTGGTTTTGGACCGCTTCGTTGCGGCCAGTCTTGGCTTTATCCTTAATTATGGTGCTTATTTTGCCGAGATCTTCCGCGGCGGGCTGCTGTCGATTGATAAAGGACAGCATGAGGCCGCCAAGGTTCTCGGGCTCAGCAAATGGCAAACCCTGCGCAAGGTGATTCTCGCCCAAATGTTCCGGGTTGCTCTGCCTGCGGTAGCCAATGAGTCCATCACCCTGGTCAAGGACACCGCTTTGCTCTACGCTGTAGCCGTACCGGAGCTGCTGAATTACGCGAAGACGGCGGTGAACCGTGATTTTACGGTAACTCCATTTGTAGTAGCCGGTGTTATTTATTTGCTCATGACACTGGTACTAACGCTGTTCTTCAAGGCATTGGAGAAACGTTTCAAATTTGAGTAG
- a CDS encoding amino acid ABC transporter substrate-binding protein, which produces MKRKGLLVVLVMMAIAAIAGCSSSKGDDGKLVIGIDDKFAPMGFRDDNNEIVGFDIDYAKAAAEKMGQEVTFQPIDWSAKESELNSGRIDMIWNGYTITDERKEKVLFTKPYLENSQVVVVLADSALAKLDDLAGKEVGLQSLSSAADALDASPLKAKIANVSEFPDNVLALTDLKSKRLDGVVIDEVVARYYMSKEKGIYKLLDESLAPEQYGIGIKKGNEALLEKLQKALDELSSEGTAAEISTKWFGENKVLN; this is translated from the coding sequence ATGAAGAGAAAAGGGTTATTGGTTGTATTGGTAATGATGGCAATTGCGGCGATAGCAGGCTGCTCCAGTTCAAAGGGGGATGACGGCAAACTGGTGATCGGTATTGATGATAAGTTTGCTCCAATGGGCTTTAGAGATGACAACAATGAAATCGTCGGTTTTGACATTGATTATGCGAAAGCGGCGGCCGAGAAAATGGGCCAGGAAGTTACCTTCCAGCCGATTGACTGGTCGGCCAAGGAATCAGAGCTGAACAGCGGACGCATTGATATGATATGGAACGGGTACACCATAACGGACGAGCGCAAAGAGAAGGTACTATTTACCAAGCCTTATCTGGAGAACAGCCAGGTTGTAGTTGTGCTGGCGGATTCAGCGCTGGCGAAGCTGGATGATCTGGCCGGAAAAGAAGTCGGACTGCAAAGTCTGTCGTCCGCTGCCGATGCCCTGGATGCCAGTCCGCTCAAAGCAAAGATTGCCAACGTATCCGAATTTCCGGACAATGTGCTTGCCCTGACGGACCTGAAGTCCAAACGCCTGGATGGAGTGGTCATTGACGAAGTGGTGGCAAGATATTATATGTCCAAGGAGAAGGGCATTTATAAGCTGCTGGATGAATCGCTGGCTCCTGAGCAATACGGTATCGGCATTAAGAAAGGCAATGAAGCGCTGCTGGAGAAGCTGCAGAAGGCTCTGGATGAACTAAGCAGTGAGGGTACGGCTGCCGAAATTTCTACGAAGTGGTTTGGAGAGAATAAAGTATTGAACTAG
- a CDS encoding LysR family transcriptional regulator, with the protein MELLQLQYFLVVARLEHVTEAARSLHVTQSSLSKTIGRLEEDLGVPLFDRVGRKLRLNEFGSKFLRRAERALFELEQGKQELRDLSSPEQGTLELAVTAASALPNILRAFRKKRPLVQFHVQMLTTQEMVKRLHQGEVDVCLSSPAVEEEEDIECQIVYIDPILVAVPKGHRLAERSSVSLAELKEEWFVGVKRGYGTRDLADRICKSVGFEPRYVYEGDEPARLSALVEAEIGIAFIPSTARNSREQIHYLQVENHELVREIALLWHKSRYISQTALEFREVVADYFKPLT; encoded by the coding sequence TTGGAACTTCTTCAACTGCAATATTTTCTCGTAGTAGCCCGTTTGGAGCATGTGACCGAAGCAGCACGAAGCCTGCACGTTACACAATCATCCCTAAGTAAAACAATTGGGCGTCTGGAAGAGGATCTGGGAGTCCCTTTATTCGACCGGGTAGGGAGGAAGCTGCGGCTCAATGAGTTCGGAAGCAAATTCCTCCGCAGGGCAGAAAGGGCTTTGTTTGAATTAGAACAGGGAAAGCAGGAGCTGAGGGATCTATCCTCCCCCGAACAAGGCACACTGGAATTGGCGGTGACCGCTGCAAGCGCGTTGCCCAATATCCTTCGGGCGTTCCGCAAAAAGCGGCCCCTTGTCCAATTTCATGTGCAAATGCTGACCACGCAGGAAATGGTTAAGCGGCTTCACCAAGGTGAGGTTGATGTCTGCTTGTCTTCACCAGCAGTCGAAGAGGAGGAGGACATTGAATGTCAAATCGTTTACATTGACCCCATTCTTGTTGCTGTTCCAAAAGGGCACCGGCTGGCTGAACGAAGCAGCGTATCCTTGGCAGAACTTAAGGAGGAATGGTTTGTCGGTGTGAAGAGAGGCTATGGCACCCGCGATTTGGCAGACAGGATTTGTAAATCGGTTGGCTTTGAACCCAGATATGTGTATGAGGGAGATGAACCTGCAAGGCTGAGCGCTCTTGTGGAGGCAGAAATCGGCATTGCTTTTATACCAAGCACGGCAAGAAACTCACGGGAACAGATCCATTATCTTCAAGTGGAGAATCACGAATTGGTGCGGGAGATTGCATTATTATGGCACAAGAGCCGCTACATTTCGCAGACTGCCTTGGAGTTCCGCGAGGTCGTTGCAGATTATTTTAAACCACTGACCTGA